The following coding sequences are from one Triplophysa dalaica isolate WHDGS20190420 chromosome 12, ASM1584641v1, whole genome shotgun sequence window:
- the LOC130433217 gene encoding lymphocyte activation gene 3 protein-like, whose translation MHLEQKVQFLVVLGLAVFFQGAKCLDQEVIVAYGSVAVLPCVDDSSENPHPSAVYWSRIVDNVKKTVWRREKSGLEFRSVNSPSRVYCPAPNYGKGDYSLHITGIMDEDGGRYVCMVDGKTLMEKTVMLRIVKVSFSPPIVMEGFRLDTKCVISPKPEIKKLQWKLNGKATDKAVLNSVSQSDSGNWTCRVSYNNVVGKATAFLQVRGVSTPPADSSMVYAAVGSSVSLPCVFTEGLVQLSEIWKRNSTTRNSSLPLPSSLHQRSLVPLSSRDGSAWIQTVEDGDEGIYTCSGMMELTNIRMKAQRSMQLVTARVLSSSSKGQMTLTCHLSNFSQVTSYEWLRVIYGVNNTQTVTSVSTSERMKIPKVSEQDIGEWVCRYYGTGGLLGSVTYQLNMMAFTGAQIGQSDSKSGNKVGMVFGFGFLFFVVFLILFQMYKNYRRKKMILLYPAMETIVHEAATEQERIERRHAKLNEACGGDLKSVCV comes from the exons ATGCATCTGGAGCAGAAAGTACAATTCCTGGTTGTTCTAGGCTTGGCAGTTTTTTTTCAAG GTGCTAAGTGTTTGGATCAAGAAGTGATTGTGGCTTATGGTTCGGTAGCAGTGCTTCCATGTGTGGATGACTCTTCTGAAAATCCACACCCTTCTGCAGTCTACTGGAGCAGGATAGTAGACAA TGTAAAGAAGACAGTTTGGCGACGAGAGAAAAGTGGGTTGGAGTTTCGATCTGTGAATTCCCCGTCCCGTGTCTACTGCCCCGCTCCAAACTACGGAAAGGGGGATTACAGCCTTCACATCACCGGAATAATGGACGAAGATGGAGGACGGTATGTCTGTATGGTTGACGGAAAGACTTTGATGGAGAAAACCGTAATGCTAAGGATTGTTAAAG TGTCCTTTTCTCCTCCAATTGTGATGGAGGGCTTCCGGCTGGACACAAAATGCGTTATCAGTCCCAAACCAGAGATTAAAAAACTTCAATGGAAGCTAAATGGCAAAGCCACGGACAAAGCTGTCTTAAATAGTGTTTCTCAAAGTGACTCAGGAAACTGGACCTGCCGTGTTTCATACAACAATGTTGTTGGAAAGGCAACTGCATTCTTACAAGTCAGAG GAGTCTCCACTCCTCCAGCAGACTCTTCAATGGTGTACGCTGCAGTGGGCTCATCTGTCTCTTTGCCTTGTGTCTTCACCGAGGGTCTGGTCCAACTCTCTGAAATCTGGAAGAGAAATTCAACAACGAGGAACTCctctcttcctcttccttcATCCTTACATCAACGGTCCCTTGTGCCTCTTAGTTCTCGGGACGGATCTGCTTGGATACAGACAGTGGAGGATGGAGATGAAGGAATATACACATGCTCAGGAATGATGGAATTGACGAATATAAGAATGAAAGCACAAAGGAGCATGCAGCTGGTTACTGCACGAG TTTTGAGCTCCAGCAGCAAAGGACAGATGACCCTAACCTGTCATCTCAGCAACTTCAGTCAGGTCACTTCTTATGAATGGCTCCGTGTCATCTATGGAGTAAACAACACTCAAACAGTGACCTCTGTTAGTACGTCAGAGAGAATGAAGATTCCAAAAGTGAGCGAGCAGGACATTGGTGAATGGGTGTGCCGGTACTACGGGACGGGAGGACTTCTAGGGAGCGTAACTTACCAGCTGAACATGATGG CTTTTACAGGTGCTCAAATAGGCCAAAGTGATTCGAAATCTGGAAACAAAGTTGGTATGGTGTTTGGATTTGGATTTCTGTTCTTTGTGGTATTTCTGATTTTGTTCCAGATGTACAAAAATTATCGCAGG AAGAAGATGATCCTTCTTTACCCAGCTATGGAAACTATTGTCCATGAAGCAGCCACTGAACAAGAGAGGATCGAGCGACGCCATGCAAAGTTAAATGAAGCTTGTGGTGGAGATCTTAaatcggtgtgtgtgtga
- the plekhg6 gene encoding rho guanine nucleotide exchange factor 12 isoform X1, with amino-acid sequence MDTVKSSHPSKGTEPGDSMAPEETAPVSADRQREEDMPKGNVAVTSASHRMAQDKHKYNTIGHQQLGNLKKSRGIDFSTVRGTASSAKPRGAIMQVFFSQNVTQEDRAVGGKVQVDTLKQVLDYLTLPSDLAWTWGEGGTERKLNQSWTDIVKSHESMLKTQRHQQEAIWELISTELTNINKLNIAKELVLGALSHCHKYGFLQEVTPTMVFYNLPSILEAHRLFWQEVMYPMLQEVRLTGRPFDPLKLEAGCLQFPERFSAYFEYCWEKDRNVEFTRRLLDTSPHFHTYISWVESHPHCGRMRLGDMQAKPLQRITKYPLLLKAILKNTDDLPTRNALQRMLNSVEHFLTSINDHLQLKDDELGLSAVAQKIEGYKIEGLSEEIDKHIQDLCCFDLTSPIRGVGPNIIRKQILDETLKVGGRKDSKELVVLLFTDVLLMAKTQKKSDKLKVVRPPLALERIHCIELRDGYSFVLVEVGDLGCAVSVYCLSTHSPDSCLTWVSALREAQTTLDTLRTNEANKTQTNTEDKELSGSFTQNKLINRVKEEDSNSQSESDSGFPSLTQIDSISFNGTQTINNLEQSNGQQLMENKSSTPFGQPNSQTQSAHEGWFPEKKESGLIKSDEGEPLLRNFSERRVTWKHVPQASLNPKDNTNQDLLPGKHTEKNSQSIPRSYFFNELPNTTQHGNPIEPHSYDGSQDQLVRNETLSINSGEDFLSESGNFIRKLASPRLRRQRPNNPQPSVLLDSGKEPEPNATPDTSLKGAHISSIKPQDTHRVLKLGSLKNNKGGFWCDTEKMSSPDPQTIWEPVKRPDVDLETKPKLKKQRSVSVTEISFSCASSLSTQKTAQDSQVSSSPLLDLLQRAKQREHEHKLGKEGKAKTRNFSLPSTPPSSPSPSASEGDREAEGTSTTSAQRRTQNEKKGSDSIQERMGVDWPGWCFDNEEVYESQEFDDDDDDDDDFLERTLTTHELQRAGHKPSDRHNEGECSDV; translated from the exons ATGGACACAGTCAAATCCAG tcaTCCATCAAAGGGAACTGAACCGGGTGACTCAATGGCCCCAGAGGAAACTGCCCCTGTCAGCGCTGATAGACAGCGGGAGGAAGACATGCCGAAGGGAAATGTTGCAGTAACATCAGCCAGCCACAGGATGGCGcaagacaaacacaaatataacacCATAGGCCATCAACAG CTTGGCAATCTAAAGAAAAGCAGAGGAATTGACTTTTCTACAGTGAGGGGAACAGCGAGCAGTGCCAAGCCTAGAGGTGCAATAATGCAGGTGTTTTTCAGCCAGAATGTCACACAGGAG GATCGGGCAGTTGGTGGTAAGGTGCAGGTGGACACACTGAAGCAGGTTCTTGACTATTTAACGTTACCTTCTGACCTGGCGTGGACATGGGGAGAGGGAGGTACTGAAAGAAAGTTAAACCAGAGCTGGACCGACATAGTCAAATCACACGAG TCTATGTTAAAAACCCAGCGACACCAGCAGGAGGCGATATGGGAATTGATTTCTACTGAGCTCACCAACATTAACAAACTTAATATAGCTAAAGAG CTCGTGCTGGGAGCCTTATCACACTGTCATAAATATGGATTCCTTCAAGAA gTCACCCCCACCATGGTTTTTTACAATCTTCCATCTATCCTTGAAGCACATAGACTCTTTTGGCAGGAAGTGATGTATCCCATGTTACAGGAGGTCCGTCTCACTGGGCGACCTTTTGACCCCCTGAAACTTGAGGCAGGATGTTTGCAG tttCCTGAACGTTTTTCTGCCTACTTTGAATACTGTTGGGAAAAGGACAGAAATGTGGAGTTTACTCGCAGACTACTTGACACAAGTCCACATTTTCACACCTACATTTCG TGGGTTGAGAGTCATCCGCATTGTGGTCGCATGAGACTGGGTGACATGCAAGCCAAACCTCTCCAGAGAATTACCAAGTACCCTCTTCTGCTGAAAGCTATTCTGAAGAACACTGACGATCTACCCACCCGAAACGCACTTCAAAGGATG TTGAACAGTGTTGAACATTTTCTGACATCAATCAACGACCATTTACAACTTAAAGACGATGAACTGGGCCTTTCTGCTGTTGCTCAAAAGATAGAGGGATACAAGATAGAAGGTCTGAGCGAAGAAATAGACAAG CACATTCAAGATCTCTGCTGCTTTGATTTGACAAGCCCCATCAGGGGGGTGGGGCCAAATATCATACGGAAGCAAATACTTGACGAAACTTTGAAGGTCGGAGGAAGGAAGGACAGTAAG GAGCTTGTGGTCCTGCTCTTCACTGATGTGTTGTTAATGGCCAAAACGCAGAAGAAATCAGACAAGCTGAAGGTAGTGCGCCCCCCTCTGGCCCTGGAGAGAATACACTGCATTGAGCTCAGAGATGGCT ATTCTTTTGTGCTGGTGGAGGTTGGTGATCTAGGTTGTGCCGTCAGTGTGTACTGTCTGTCAACGCACAGTCCAGACAGCTGCTTGACATGGGTGTCTGCTCTGCGAGAAGCTCAG ACAACATTGGACACCTTGAGGACGAACGaggcaaacaaaacacaaacgaaCACAGAAGACAAAGAGTTGAGTGGATCTTTCACTCAAAACAAACTCATCAATAGAGTCAAAGAGGAGGATTctaacagccaatcagaatctgACAGTGGTTTTCCATCGTTGACGCAAATTGACAGCATCTCTTTTAATGGgacacaaacaataaataatttggaGCAAAGTAATGGTCAACAATTGATGGAGAATAAAAGCTCTACACCGTTTGGTCAACCGAATAGCCAGACCCAATCAGCTCATGAAGGGTGGTTTCCGGAAAAGAAGGAAAGCGGACTGATTAAATCAGATGAAGGTGAGCCCTTATTAAGGAATTTTTCAGAAAGACGAGTTACATGGAAACATGTGCCACAGGCGTCTTTAAACCCAAAAGACAATACAAATCAGGACTTGTTGCCAggtaaacacacagagaaaaatagcCAATCCATACCAAGATCTTATTTTTTCAATGAGCTCCCAAATACAACCCAACATGGAAACCCAATAGAGCCACACTCATATGATGGATCTCAAGACCAGTTAGTCAGAAATGAGACTTTGTCTATCAACTCTGGTGAGGATTTTCTCTCGGAATCAGGGAATTTCATCAGAAAGTTGGCGTCTCCTCGATTACGTAGGCAGCGTCCAAATAATCCACAACCCTCTGTCCTACTCGACAGCGGAAAAGAACCTGAACCTAATGCAACCCCTGATACCAGCCTGAAAGGAGCACATATCTCTTCCATCAAACCCCAAGACACCCACAGAGTGCTAAAGCTGGGATCTTTAAAGAACAACAAGGGAGGATTCTGGTGTGATACAGAGAAAATGTCATCACCAGATCCACAGACCATCTGGGAACCTGTGAAGAGACCGGATGTTGATCTTGAAACTAAACCAAAACTAAAGAAACAGAGGAGCGTCTCCGTCACAGAGATCAGCTTCTCCTGCGCATCTTCTCTGTCTACACAAAAAACAGCTCAAGACTCCCAGGTTTCCTCTTCCCCTCTCCTGGACCTTCTGCAGAGAGCAAAGCAGCGGGAACATGAACATAAACTGGGGAAAGAGGGAAAGGCTAAAACGAGGAATTTTTCTCTTCCCTCCACCCCTCCCTCCTCGCCATCACCCTCAGCCAGTGAAGGAGACAGAGAGGCGGAGGGTACCAGTACCACTTCTGCACAGAGACGgacacaaaatgaaaagaaagggAG TGACAGCATCCAAGAGAGAATGGGTGTGGATTGGCCAGGCTGGTGCTTTGACAATGAGGAGGTTTATGAATCTCAGGaatttgatgatgatgatgatgatgatgatgacttTTTGGAGCGAACACTGACTACACATGAGCTCCAGAGGGCAGGACATAAACCATCAGACAGACACAATGAAGGAGAATGCAGTGATGTGTAG
- the plekhg6 gene encoding rho guanine nucleotide exchange factor 12 isoform X2 → MDTVKSSHPSKGTEPGDSMAPEETAPVSADRQREEDMPKGNVAVTSASHRMAQDKHKYNTIGHQQLGNLKKSRGIDFSTVRGTASSAKPRGAIMQVFFSQNVTQEDRAVGGKVQVDTLKQVLDYLTLPSDLAWTWGEGGTERKLNQSWTDIVKSHESMLKTQRHQQEAIWELISTELTNINKLNIAKELVLGALSHCHKYGFLQEVTPTMVFYNLPSILEAHRLFWQEVMYPMLQEVRLTGRPFDPLKLEAGCLQFPERFSAYFEYCWEKDRNVEFTRRLLDTSPHFHTYISWVESHPHCGRMRLGDMQAKPLQRITKYPLLLKAILKNTDDLPTRNALQRMLNSVEHFLTSINDHLQLKDDELGLSAVAQKIEGYKIEGLSEEIDKHIQDLCCFDLTSPIRGVGPNIIRKQILDETLKVGGRKDSKELVVLLFTDVLLMAKTQKKSDKLKVVRPPLALERIHCIELRDGYSFVLVEVGDLGCAVSVYCLSTHSPDSCLTWVSALREAQTTLDTLRTNEANKTQTNTEDKELSGSFTQNKLINRVKEEDSNSQSESDSGFPSLTQIDSISFNGTQTINNLEQSNGQQLMENKSSTPFGQPNSQTQSAHEGWFPEKKESGLIKSDEGEPLLRNFSERRVTWKHVPQASLNPKDNTNQDLLPGKHTEKNSQSIPRSYFFNELPNTTQHGNPIEPHSYDGSQDQLVRNETLSINSGEDFLSESGNFIRKLASPRLRRQRPNNPQPSVLLDSGKEPEPNATPDTSLKGAHISSIKPQDTHRVLKLGSLKNNKGGFWCDTEKMSSPDPQTIWEPVKRPDVDLETKPKLKKQRSVSVTEISFSCASSLSTQKTAQDSQVSSSPLLDLLQRAKQREHEHKLGKEGKAKTRNFSLPSTPPSSPSPSASEGDREAEGTSTTSAQRRTQNEKKGRKNVIQV, encoded by the exons ATGGACACAGTCAAATCCAG tcaTCCATCAAAGGGAACTGAACCGGGTGACTCAATGGCCCCAGAGGAAACTGCCCCTGTCAGCGCTGATAGACAGCGGGAGGAAGACATGCCGAAGGGAAATGTTGCAGTAACATCAGCCAGCCACAGGATGGCGcaagacaaacacaaatataacacCATAGGCCATCAACAG CTTGGCAATCTAAAGAAAAGCAGAGGAATTGACTTTTCTACAGTGAGGGGAACAGCGAGCAGTGCCAAGCCTAGAGGTGCAATAATGCAGGTGTTTTTCAGCCAGAATGTCACACAGGAG GATCGGGCAGTTGGTGGTAAGGTGCAGGTGGACACACTGAAGCAGGTTCTTGACTATTTAACGTTACCTTCTGACCTGGCGTGGACATGGGGAGAGGGAGGTACTGAAAGAAAGTTAAACCAGAGCTGGACCGACATAGTCAAATCACACGAG TCTATGTTAAAAACCCAGCGACACCAGCAGGAGGCGATATGGGAATTGATTTCTACTGAGCTCACCAACATTAACAAACTTAATATAGCTAAAGAG CTCGTGCTGGGAGCCTTATCACACTGTCATAAATATGGATTCCTTCAAGAA gTCACCCCCACCATGGTTTTTTACAATCTTCCATCTATCCTTGAAGCACATAGACTCTTTTGGCAGGAAGTGATGTATCCCATGTTACAGGAGGTCCGTCTCACTGGGCGACCTTTTGACCCCCTGAAACTTGAGGCAGGATGTTTGCAG tttCCTGAACGTTTTTCTGCCTACTTTGAATACTGTTGGGAAAAGGACAGAAATGTGGAGTTTACTCGCAGACTACTTGACACAAGTCCACATTTTCACACCTACATTTCG TGGGTTGAGAGTCATCCGCATTGTGGTCGCATGAGACTGGGTGACATGCAAGCCAAACCTCTCCAGAGAATTACCAAGTACCCTCTTCTGCTGAAAGCTATTCTGAAGAACACTGACGATCTACCCACCCGAAACGCACTTCAAAGGATG TTGAACAGTGTTGAACATTTTCTGACATCAATCAACGACCATTTACAACTTAAAGACGATGAACTGGGCCTTTCTGCTGTTGCTCAAAAGATAGAGGGATACAAGATAGAAGGTCTGAGCGAAGAAATAGACAAG CACATTCAAGATCTCTGCTGCTTTGATTTGACAAGCCCCATCAGGGGGGTGGGGCCAAATATCATACGGAAGCAAATACTTGACGAAACTTTGAAGGTCGGAGGAAGGAAGGACAGTAAG GAGCTTGTGGTCCTGCTCTTCACTGATGTGTTGTTAATGGCCAAAACGCAGAAGAAATCAGACAAGCTGAAGGTAGTGCGCCCCCCTCTGGCCCTGGAGAGAATACACTGCATTGAGCTCAGAGATGGCT ATTCTTTTGTGCTGGTGGAGGTTGGTGATCTAGGTTGTGCCGTCAGTGTGTACTGTCTGTCAACGCACAGTCCAGACAGCTGCTTGACATGGGTGTCTGCTCTGCGAGAAGCTCAG ACAACATTGGACACCTTGAGGACGAACGaggcaaacaaaacacaaacgaaCACAGAAGACAAAGAGTTGAGTGGATCTTTCACTCAAAACAAACTCATCAATAGAGTCAAAGAGGAGGATTctaacagccaatcagaatctgACAGTGGTTTTCCATCGTTGACGCAAATTGACAGCATCTCTTTTAATGGgacacaaacaataaataatttggaGCAAAGTAATGGTCAACAATTGATGGAGAATAAAAGCTCTACACCGTTTGGTCAACCGAATAGCCAGACCCAATCAGCTCATGAAGGGTGGTTTCCGGAAAAGAAGGAAAGCGGACTGATTAAATCAGATGAAGGTGAGCCCTTATTAAGGAATTTTTCAGAAAGACGAGTTACATGGAAACATGTGCCACAGGCGTCTTTAAACCCAAAAGACAATACAAATCAGGACTTGTTGCCAggtaaacacacagagaaaaatagcCAATCCATACCAAGATCTTATTTTTTCAATGAGCTCCCAAATACAACCCAACATGGAAACCCAATAGAGCCACACTCATATGATGGATCTCAAGACCAGTTAGTCAGAAATGAGACTTTGTCTATCAACTCTGGTGAGGATTTTCTCTCGGAATCAGGGAATTTCATCAGAAAGTTGGCGTCTCCTCGATTACGTAGGCAGCGTCCAAATAATCCACAACCCTCTGTCCTACTCGACAGCGGAAAAGAACCTGAACCTAATGCAACCCCTGATACCAGCCTGAAAGGAGCACATATCTCTTCCATCAAACCCCAAGACACCCACAGAGTGCTAAAGCTGGGATCTTTAAAGAACAACAAGGGAGGATTCTGGTGTGATACAGAGAAAATGTCATCACCAGATCCACAGACCATCTGGGAACCTGTGAAGAGACCGGATGTTGATCTTGAAACTAAACCAAAACTAAAGAAACAGAGGAGCGTCTCCGTCACAGAGATCAGCTTCTCCTGCGCATCTTCTCTGTCTACACAAAAAACAGCTCAAGACTCCCAGGTTTCCTCTTCCCCTCTCCTGGACCTTCTGCAGAGAGCAAAGCAGCGGGAACATGAACATAAACTGGGGAAAGAGGGAAAGGCTAAAACGAGGAATTTTTCTCTTCCCTCCACCCCTCCCTCCTCGCCATCACCCTCAGCCAGTGAAGGAGACAGAGAGGCGGAGGGTACCAGTACCACTTCTGCACAGAGACGgacacaaaatgaaaagaaagggAG gaagaacgtcatacaggtttga
- the tnfrsf1a gene encoding tumor necrosis factor receptor superfamily member 1A, whose product MTQHNTTHPRKHHLSIGLLLVLCCQSYAVGKEQCSEKEYWNDQGFCCDKCHAGFKLKEKCSGLGQRSVCEKCDNGTYLENANYFENCFRCTGCKKRNMVTVSNCTITSNSKCKCKDGYYMKTLFTSTSECHPCKKCGSGQWKIGNCTGEDYNHCKCKDKHYSVKPNSCEPCVSCQEGCGHLCSTTAPDTIPQILVPLCSCIMALSVGVFMVYEGIRLWRKRKRASTAQSSPHDPVLTTEVEPMVVTDSPDSVLITNQPCETERASELPDCVPREIKVAEFIYFVLDEIPVARFKELLRRLGISDQDIDWAERDNRAFKDAQYQMLKVWSDRGRGSGGGNNILPYNLIQLFIDTLRNMFLASCADIIENRFLSKDRNISH is encoded by the exons ATgacacagcacaacacaacacacccGAGGAAACACCACCTCAGCATCGGTTTATTGCTG GTTTTATGCTGCCAATCATATGCAGTTGGGAAAGAACAGTGCTCTGAAAAGGAATACTGGAATGACCAAGGATTCTGCTGTGATAAATGCCATGCAG GGTTTAAGCTTAAAGAGAAATGCTCTGGACTGGGGCAAAGGTCTGTCTGTGAGAAATGTGATAATGGGACTTACTTAGAAAATGCAAACTATTTCGAAAACTGCTTCAGATGCACAGGCTGCAAAAAAC GCAATATGGTGACAGTTTCAAACTGTACGATCACAAGTAACAGCAAGTGTAAATGTAAGGATGGATACTACATGAAGACGTTATTCACTTCGACATCAGAATGTCATCCCTGTAAGAAATGTGGATCTGGGCAATGGAAAATTGGAAATT GTACTGGGGAAGATTATAACCATTGTAAATGCAAAGACAAACATTATAGTGTGAAACCCAACTCCTGTGAACCATGTGTTAG CTGTCAGGAGGGCTGTGGACACTTGTGTTCTACAACAG CTCCAGACACAATCCCTCAAATACTGGTTCCACTTTGCTCATGCATCATGGCTCTATCAGTGGGAGTGTTTATGGTATACGAGGGCATACGACTCTGGAGGAAAAGGAAGCGAGCTTCGACGGCCCAGTCGTCGCCACATGATCCTGTGTTGACGACAGAAGTTGAG CCAATGGTTGTGACAGATTCACCAGATTCAGTTCTAATCACAAACCAGCCGTGTGAAACAGAACGAGCCAGTGAGCTTCCAGACTGTGTCCCAAGAGAGATCaaag TTGCTGAGTTCATCTACTTTGTGTTGGACGAGATACCTGTTGCACGATTTAAAGAGCTCCTGAGGAGACTTGGTATCTCGGATCAGGACATCGACTGGGCAGAACGAGATAACCGGGCGTTCAAAGACGCACAGTATCAAATGCTGAAGGTTTGGAGTGACAGAGGCAGAGGCAGTGGAGGAGGAAACAACATTTTGCCTTATAACCTCATCCAGTTGTTTATAGATACTctgagaaacatgtttttagcCAGCTGCGCAGACATCATCGAGAACAGGTTTCTTTCAAAGGacagaaacatttcacactga